The Chitinophaga niabensis genomic interval GGAAGTTATACGGTATCTGCCGCTGGTAAAAAACTTAGTGCAACGGTATTATCAGGTTTGCAGGAACAGGAGATAGGAAGTATCACCTTACCAAAAGGAGAACATACCCTGGAAATTAAACCGGAGAAAATAAACGGAAAGGAATTAATGAAGTTAATGGAAGTGACGCTAACACCAATAAAATGAGAAGGAGTATTCTAATCATATTATGCATACTAACCGTTCAGCTTACAAAAGCGGACTGGTTGAAACAAGCGTTGGAGGCCCGTAAAGCAGACATTCAAAAGAAAGCAGAATGGGCTATGCAGCAAAAACCAGTTACCGTCACTGCTGCAAGATCTGAACGCAGTGCAGGAGGACTACATGATTTTTATTCTGAAGGAGATTACTGGTGGCCTGATCCTGCCAGTCCGGATAGCCCCTACATTCAAAAGGATGGCCAGACCAACCCGCAGAATTTTGTGGCACATCGCCAGGCCATGGTACGTTTCAGCAGAGTGGTAGGAGACCTGGCAGCAGCTTATGTAGCCAATGGCAACAAACGTTACCTGGATCATGCATTGGTGCATATAAAAGCATGGTTTGTGAATCCGGATACAAGGATGAACCCTAATTTACTGTATGCGCAGGCTATCAAAGGCCGCCACACAGGTCGCGGGATCGGCATCATTGATACCATTCATCTTATTGAGATCGCGCAGGCTTTGCGTATCATGGAAAAGGCCGGTAGGATCCCTCCGAAAGACCTGGTGGCCATCAAAGAATGGTTTGCTGCATATCTGAAATGGATGACGGAACATAAGTATGGCCAGGATGAAATGAATGCGGCGAATAATCATGGTACCTGCTGGGTAATGCAGGTGGCAGCTTTCGCTACTTTCCTGAAAGATCAGCACTGGATAG includes:
- a CDS encoding alginate lyase family protein — its product is MRRSILIILCILTVQLTKADWLKQALEARKADIQKKAEWAMQQKPVTVTAARSERSAGGLHDFYSEGDYWWPDPASPDSPYIQKDGQTNPQNFVAHRQAMVRFSRVVGDLAAAYVANGNKRYLDHALVHIKAWFVNPDTRMNPNLLYAQAIKGRHTGRGIGIIDTIHLIEIAQALRIMEKAGRIPPKDLVAIKEWFAAYLKWMTEHKYGQDEMNAANNHGTCWVMQVAAFATFLKDQHWIEFCRNRYKEVLLPKQMADDGSFPLEIRRTKPYGYALFNLDAMATVCQILSTKTDDLWKYTASTKAISKGIAYMYPYVLNKESWPFAKDVMYWDEWPVAHPFLLFGAAAYNNPVYFSLWKKLEHDPQVEEVLRNLPIRNPEIFMVTI